In Arvicola amphibius chromosome 1, mArvAmp1.2, whole genome shotgun sequence, one DNA window encodes the following:
- the LOC119804651 gene encoding olfactory receptor 51E2: MSSCNFTHATFVLIGIPGLEGAHFWFGFPLLSMYAVALFGNCIVVFIVRTERSLHAPMYLFLCMLAAIDLALSTSTMPKILALFWFDSREITFDACLAQMFFIHALSAVESTILLAMAFDRYVAICHPLRHAAVLNNTVTVQIGMVALVRGSLFFFPLPLLIKRLAFCHSNVLSHSYCVHQDVMKLAYTDTLPNVVYGLTAILLVMGVDVMFISLSYFLIIRTVLQLPSKSERAKAFGTCVSHIGVVLAFYVPLIGLSVVHRFGNSLDPIVHVLMGDVYLLLPPVINPIIYGAKTKQIRTRVLAMFKISCDKDIEAGGNT, translated from the coding sequence ATGAGCTCCTGCAACTTCACACATGCCACCTTCGTGCTAATCGGTATCCCGGGACTGGAGGGAGCTCACTTTTGGTTTGGCTTCCCCCTGCTTTCCATGTATGCCGTGGCACTGTTTGGAAACTGCATCGTGGTGTTCATCGTGAGGACAGAGCGGAGTCTGCATGCGCCCATGTACCTTTTTCTCTGCATGCTGGCCGCTATCGATCTGGCTCTGTCCACATCCACCATGCCCAAGATCCTCGCCCTCTTTTGGTTTGACTCCCGGGAGATTACTTTTGATGCCTGTCTTGCCCAGATGTTCTTCATTCATGCTCTCTCGGCAGTTGAATCTACCATTCTGCTGGCCATGGCCTTTGACCGTTATGTGGCCATCTGCCACCCACTGCGTCACGCTGCTGTGCTCAACAATACAGTGACAGTTCAAATCGGCATGGTGGCGCTGGTCCGGGGATCCCTATTCTTCTTCCCGCTCCCACTGCTGATCAAGCGGCTGGCCTTCTGTCACTCCAATGTGCTCTCCCATTCCTACTGTGTCCATCAGGATGTGATGAAGTTGGCCTATACAGACACACTGCCCAACGTAGTCTATGGTCTAACTGCCATTCTGCTCGTCATGGGTGTAGATGTCATGTTCATCTCCTTGTCTTACTTTCTGATTATACGAACAGTTCTGCAGCTGCCTTCCAAATCGGAGCGAGCTAAGGCATTTGGGACCTGTGTGTCACACATTGGTGTGGTTCTGGCTTTCTATGTGCCACTCATTGGCCTATCAGTGGTACACCGTTTTGGAAACAGCCTAGACCCCATTGTGCATGTTCTCATGGGGGATGTctacctgctgctgcctcctgtgATTAATCCCATCATCTACGGTGCTAAGACCAAGCAGATCAGAACTCGAGTGCTGGCTATGTTCAAGATCAGCTGTGACAAGGACATTGAAGCTGGAGGAAACACGTGA